DNA sequence from the Streptomyces sp. NBC_01497 genome:
CCGTGCGGCGGTCGGTCCCGACATCCGGATCGCGGTCGACGCCAACCAGCGCTGGGACGTGGCCGACGCGGTGCGCTGGATGTCCGCGCTCGCGCCGTACGAGCCGCACTGGATCGAGGAGCCGACCAGCCCCGACGACGTACTGGGCCACGCCGCCATCAGGTCCGGCCAGCCCGTGAAGGTGGCCACCGGTGAGCACGTGGCGAACCGCGTCGTGTTCAAACAGCTGCTCCAGGCCGAAGCCGTGGACTTCGTGCAGATCGACGCGGCGCGGGTGGCCGGTGTGAACGAGAACGTGGCGATCCTGCTGCTCGCCGCGAAGTACGGCCTGCCGGTGTGCCCGCACGCCGGCGGTGTGGGCCTGTGCGAACTGGTGCAGCACCTCGCGATGTTCGACTACGTCGCGGTCTCGGGCAGCAAGGAGGGGCGCGTCATCGAGTACGTCGACCACCTCCACGAGCACTTCGCCGACCCGGTGGTGATCGTCTCGGGGAACTACACGGCCCCTACCGCGCCGGGCTTCTCCGCGCGCATGCTGCCGGAGTCGATCGCCGCGTACAGCTTTCCCGAGGGGCCCGTGTGGCGGGCCCGCCGTGCCGAGAAGGAGGCAGCCTCGTGACCCGACCGACCGAGGGGAACGTACCGGCCGTGCCCGCGCACCCGGTGGCGCGGGACTTCGAGGGGCTGGGCGCGCTCGTGACCGGGGGCGCGTCGGGGATCGGCGCGGCCGTCGCGGCGCTGCTGCTCGCGCGCGGCGCCCGGGTCGCCGTACTGGACCGCTCGACGGCGGGCGCGCCCGCCGGGACGCTCGCCCTCGCGGCGGACGTCACGGACGACGAGGCCGTGCGCAGGGCGGTGGACGCGGCGGCCGCCGAGTTCGGCGCGCTGCACACGGTGGTGTCGAACGCCGGTACCGGCGCCGTCGGCACCGTCCTGGACAACGCGGACGACGAGTGGCGCAGGGTGCTGGACGTCAATGTCATGGGCATGGTGCGGACGGCCCGTCATGCCGTCCCGCACCTGCGCCGGGCGGCGGCAGGGGCGCCCGGCTGCGTCTCGATCACCCAGACCTGCTCGATCGCCGCCACCGCCGGACTGCCCGAGCGGGCCCTGTACAGCGCGAGCAAGGGCGCGGTGCTCTCCCTCACGCTCGCCATGGCGGCCGACCACGTCCGGGAGGGGATACGCGTCAACTGCGTGAACCCCGGAACCGCCGACACCCCCTGGGTGGGGCGCCTGCTCGACCAGGCGCCCGACCCGGAGGCCGAGCGCGCGGCGCTGAACGCGCGCCAGCCCACCGGACGCCTGGTGACCGCCGATGAGGTCGCGGCCGCCGTCGTCCATCTCGCCAGCCCCGCCGCGTCCGCCGTCACGGGGACGGCGCTCGCGGTCGACGGCGGAATGCAGGGTCTTCGCCTGCGCCCCGCCACCTGAGCCGACATACATATCTAAGGACGGGACAACCATGCTCCGAGACACCATGGGGCGAGCCCCACTCGGCCGGCTGCGGATGACGGGTGCCGCGGCCTGCGCCGTGCTGCTGTCGGTGACGGCCCTCGCCGGCTGCAACCGGGGGGGCGACAGCGCCTCGGGCGGCGGCAAGATCGGCGTCGACCTGCCGCGCAGCGACACCGACTTCTGGAACTCGTACCAGCAGTACATCCAGAAGGACATCAAGGGCGGCGCCGTGAGCGCGCTGCCGCTGACCAACTCGCAGAACGACATCGGC
Encoded proteins:
- a CDS encoding SDR family NAD(P)-dependent oxidoreductase, translated to MTRPTEGNVPAVPAHPVARDFEGLGALVTGGASGIGAAVAALLLARGARVAVLDRSTAGAPAGTLALAADVTDDEAVRRAVDAAAAEFGALHTVVSNAGTGAVGTVLDNADDEWRRVLDVNVMGMVRTARHAVPHLRRAAAGAPGCVSITQTCSIAATAGLPERALYSASKGAVLSLTLAMAADHVREGIRVNCVNPGTADTPWVGRLLDQAPDPEAERAALNARQPTGRLVTADEVAAAVVHLASPAASAVTGTALAVDGGMQGLRLRPAT